In Parageobacillus sp. KH3-4, the genomic window AAATGGAAAGGCAAAAGCTATTAGATTCTCAACTTTAGAAGCTATATGTAAGGCATTAGATTGTCAACCTGGAGATATTTTAGAATACAAAAGTGACGAAAACGCTCAAGGATAATAAAGTGGGGATATTTTACAGGATGTTATTGTTGACATTTTTTTATAAGTAATAATCCTTTCAAAAATGGTGGTAGTAGGAGGGTTAACATTTAATTTTTACGTTGGCAATCTCCTATTCCACCATGATATTCTGAGTTTCTATCATTGCTGTAATAATATCCATTATCAAATGAATCAAATTTATAAAAGGGAAGTTACTCATGAATTTAACCATTCATATTTTTTTTGGAGATTTTGGAAATAAAAAGGCATTAGATGATATAAATCTTCTTTAAATAGCCTTTTAAAATAAAAGAAATTATTCGACGGTGAACCTATGTACATAACTCTAAATCTATTTAGCTACTATACTAAGCAGGACTTACATATATTCAGAAAAAACCTTTGGAGGCACAAATCATGAGAGCACTAAAACAACTCGTTCGTTTTGGTTGGGAGCAGGCCCTATCATGTTTGTTTCCTGTCGTTATTTTTGCCTCTTTGGCTTTTACACAAATCATGCCACTTCCCTTTCTACCACGGTATGACTGGCTGCTCATCATCTGCCTTCTGATGCAGTGGTGGATGGTGCGTTCTGGGCTTGAAACACGGGATGAACTAAAGGTTATCACATTGTTCCACCTTATTGGACTTGCTCTTGAACTTTTCAAGGTACATATGGGCTCCTGGTCTTATCCAGAGGAAGGATATTTCAAAATTTTTGGAGTGCCTTTGTATAGTGGATTCATGTACGCAAGTGTAGCGAGTTATCTTTGCCAGGCGTGGAGGAGGTTTAAGGTTGAACTGATTAAGTGGCCACCGTTTTTGGTAGTTGTACCTCTTGCAGCTGCGATTTATTTGAATTTTTTCACCCACCATTATTGGATTGACGTTCGTTGGTGGTTATCTGGACTTGTAATTATCGTCTTTTGGCAATCATGGGTCACATTTGAGGTTGATGGAGCTCGTTACCGTATGCCACTCGCACTTTCTTTTGTGCTCATCGGATTTTTTATATGGATAGCCGAAAATATCGCAACGTTCTTTGGAGCTTGGGAATATCCAAACCAAACCGATGCATGGAGTCTCGTTCATCTAGGAAAGGTGAGTTCATGGTTCTTATTAGTGATTGTTAGCTTTCTTATAGTAGCGACGTTAAAGCAGGTTAAAGGAAAAATTGTTTCACCCAAGAAGGATAAGGTTCAAGAGGCGTTTGATAATCATTTAAAGGAATGAGATAGAGGTTCTTTTTAAGCTATACCCACTAATGAAAGCTCATATCGGGCGCTTTTTCAGAGTAACGATAAAAGCCCAATTTCTCATTGTAATGCTGAGAAATTGGGATTTTTTATATTTACTTATAGTGCAAAATAACGCTTAAAATAGATGCAAAATAACTCCTAAAGTGACACTAGACTGTAAAAATGGTGCCAATACTATTAAGTTTTGTCACCTTTAGTCATCTCGAACATAGGACGATAGTTACGTTGGGGGGATATGTTGAAAGACAGGAGCGGGAATTACTCGTCTCGAGAATAGTTTGAAAAATCCTATTCAATCGGATAAAGAACGGACTTATTTTCATTTATGTAATTGCTTTCGATATTCATTAGGATATTACTCACACTTTAACTCACTAAATGCTTCTTAGCTTATCCATTATTTGAGTCGTGTCGGACATTTTACCGAATGCGTGTGTGGATGAGAGTGGTTCTATATCAAACCCACACATTAACACGGAACTCTACAGCAGGCTTTCAGAATACTCTCAGATTCACTCCTAAGCATAACTTATTTAAAGGGGGAAGTTTAGGGAGAACTTTTAAACGCCTCTATGAGCCATTCTGAGCGTGTGAAGCGTATGTGTAGGACTCACACTCGCTATGCTTTCACTAACCTGTTCGTTAGCACAAAAAAAAGCGTTTCTGCTTAAGAATAGGTAAGGGTTTAAAGTTATCGCCCTCTTTTCAATTTCCTTTTTTCTGTATCCTCAAAAGCAATTTCAATCAAAAAAAATAATAAAACAGCAAGTATTTCAGTCGTAAATGGAATAGTAATACCACTAATCATTTCATCTGCCGTATGAAATGATAGCCAAGAAAATGTGCAGTCAATCATCATCCTTGTGAAAAATGATTTATATTTACCTCTTAAATTCTGTGTTGCAAACCTAATGAAAGCAATTGAAATAAAATCAAGTATAAATCCAATAAGGAAGAAAAACAGAACAAACAGTAAAAGTGAAGAAAAAGATTCGTACTTCACTCCAAATAAATTCAAAAAACCTGTAATCCCAAAGAAAATGCTACCAATAATAAAAGCAACCGAAAGAATTACAAGTAATGTTAATGCTGTAACAACAATTATCTTTTCTAAAAAATTCATTTCATTGAATGAACTATTATTACCATTCTTATTCAATGTTCTGATAACTCCTTCTTGGATAATTAACTATTGTTGACTAACAATCTATAGCTTATTGTAACAAACAATAAAGGGAACTAATACACTGATTCGCAGCAGGAATTACATAATGACCCTCAGACTCAATCCTATGCAAAGTGGAAGGGAGAAGAGGGGATAGAACCTCTTAAAAAGCCACCACGAGCAATTCTGACCGTCTATCATATTTATTCTCCATTTTTTTGTTCATTTTCTTTTCAACAAAATATCCTATAAATGCCAAACCCATGGAGAACCCTAATACAACAGAAAATGCCGTTCCTATATTCAAATCATCCTTAAAAACTGCGTTCAAAATAAGGTTACCGATGAAAAAAGCAAAAAAGTACATTAAGAATTTTATAATAGTACGCTTCAAGTTATTCACCTCGTTAACTAGTATAACCCTTTTGCAGAACCGCTGCTGTTGTCGTACCTTCCTACATCCGTTAGCACAATAAGGAAAAAGCGATACTCCTTGTCGAAGTATCGCACCCCTTATCCACCCATACCACATTTTACGGCACCACATTTATGGAAGTTAATTCGTTCTTCCATGGGAGTTAAAGTATTTTTTAATCTCGGTGTTATCCTTTAGAATTATCAACTTGTCATTGTATTGGCTTAACATATTTAATATTTCTGGTTTACTTTCGTTCTCAAAATAATAATTCCACTCAAACATCTTCATAAATATTTTAAAAGTTGGTTTATAGTTTGCTTTTTCAAGCCCAATTTTTTGCAAAATAAATCTCTTTATAATTCTAAATGTCCTTTTAGAATAGTCTGTATCTAAAAATATAATCAATTCTGCATTCTGAAAACTTGGAAGTACCCACTTATGATGAACACCTTCTACAATCCAAGCATCAGAATTAATTATATTATTCAGATATTCGTCTCTTTCTTCTTCACTTCTTCTTATATCCCCAGATTTACACCTTTTCCAAACAACGTTATCTAATTCGTAGAACGGAATATTTAGCTTAGACGATAGGGTTCTTGCTAATGTTGTTTTTCCACTTCCCACCGAGCCAATAATATGTATTTTGTTAGGTATATTACTTTCCATTAAGACCACCACTTAGTAGATAATTAATATAATACCTTTTCTATATAAGTCCGATATTACCTTCTTTCTTGTTCAACTAAACTGCTTCGTTAGTTAGATTAAATTTCCTTTTTCATGACTACGGTTTTTACTGGAAAACCATTAGGATTTGTTACAACTTCTTCCTTACAAATAATGTACCCAACTGATTTATATAACTGTATATTCTGTGGAAGGGACATTCGAACTCTACACCATATTTCTGTCTTTCCATATTCTTTTGCATAATTTTCAAGCCACGATAGCATAGACTTTGCTATTCCTTTTCCCCTTGCTTCAGGACAAACAGAGAGACGGAAGAAATAAAGAGAATTCTTATCTGTTTTAAACCTCACAGAACCAACTGGAACTCCATCCCTAAAGCAAAGCAGGGCTTTTTCGGAGCCGTTTTTTAATGACTCTTCAATGGAGCTTACAGTTTCATTAAGTGCGCTTGATGGAACATCCATATTCCTATATTCCTCAAAGGCTAAAACCATAATTTGATGAATCAAATGTGCATCTCCCGCATTTGCCAATCGAATCACAAAAATCCCCCCAAAATTTTGGATAATGCTGATTAGCTTCTATATGCCTTCTTTGATTTAACTGCCTGTTAGCCATCTTAAAGCAATCTTCACCACAGATGATGAAAGTTAATTCGTTCTTCCATGGGAGTTGAAAGGATGGGTTCAGCCTCATTATCTTTTACAATGGTAAACTCATAGTAATGTTTCTTGAATGAAAACCCATTTTCTCATAAAGTTTAATAGCAGGGTTTCCCACAAATACACTAAGTCGAACTTCAGGGTATCCTTCTTGTTTTAAACGGTCAATAGCACTACTCAGTAACTGTTTAGAAACCCCTTTTCCTCTGAATTCTTCTAGAACAAAAAGTTCATATATAAATCCAATCCTTTTATCAGTAAATTGGTCTTTGTTTTCCCCAATCAAAATCCAGCCCATTAATTTATCGTCTTCTGTTGCGATTAAATAATAACATCCTTTCTTTAAGAGTGGTTCTACAAGTTGCTTAATTTTCTCGCCAGTCGGTTTTACTTTACCCAATGTTCCTTCAAACATGGCTTGTGGAGAACGTGCCATAATTTGTTTAAGTTCACTATCGGTGGATTTTCTAATATCCATTTCGTAACGTTCACACCTTCCGTATCATTCTACTCAGTTTAGCATATACCACCCAGAATCTTATTCTACTGAACTCCCCCGTTAGCCACCCATGCATCGCTTCGCGGCACCACAGATAATGGAAGTTAATTCGTTCTTCCATGGGAATTGAATAAGGGATTATTCTTTTTAAACTCATTCCATTCCTCACGAAGAATACCCATCCGAATGGAATCATAGTATTCGCCATTATAGTAGCGGCATTTTCTCATTCTCCCTTCTAATCGCATTCCCAATTTTTCCGCACATCTTATCATTCGTGGATTTCCAGACCAAGTCGTCAACCCCACTCTCTCAATGGTTAGATTTTCAAAGAGATAGTCAATCCATAAAGATAATGCTTCCGTTCCAAATCCACCATTCCAATGTTCAGGAGAATATATGACAATTCCAATTTCAAGCCATCGTGTACGTTTGTCTTCCCAATAATAGCTAACCATACCTACAATTTGACCTTGATATTCAATAATCATTTGGCTTGGTACATCCGTAAAGTTCATTCTTTCTTCCATTTTCTTAGAAAACTCTTCAAAGGTACAAAATTCAAGTGGATAATAAGGAGCATCGTACTTTTTCCATTCTGGATTCTCCACACCATATATCAGGTTATACAAAATTGGCAAATCATCGTGCGTTGGTGTCCGCAGAGATATTCTTTTTCCTGTCAGCAACAACTTTTGTAACATATATCCACCCCCTATCTTACAGAATTCAACAATCTATGCTATTATCCCTTTTCTAAATATGGGATTCTTATAGTGAAATAAGCTTTTGCTCAAAATTATAAATAATTACATAATCCGAAGAGCTTTCGTTTTTAAAGCACTTTGGGAAATGAATAAAATATGCGTTCCATCTTCAAGTAAAGCCGGCCGCTAGTTTCAACAAGGTTTATTTAACAGAAAAAGGACGACGCTGAACGCCGTCCTTTCTGTTACCCTTTTTTTATTTTTAACATCGAATTAGCATTTTTCTGAAATTCATATGGAACTTTAACCTCTTCGACCGTACATCCATTTTCTGTGAGGTAATTTACTAAATTATCCAAATGCTCATATCGTTTTCCTTCTAAATCCACTAAAGGGAAAATCCGAATTTCCTCTTTAGAAACCCTTAATAACTCATTTAGCGTCGCTATATGAAATGGATAATCTAATCAGTCAGCATACATAAATAGAAAATGTACCGAAAGAATAACATCAAATTCCGCATCCTTAAACGGTAAAAAAGGTAAGGTAACAGGAATATATCGTTCGCCCGATTCCCTCATATCGCTAACACAATCTTTTAAAGCACTCAAACGATGTTTTTTGAGACCTTCTACATCTTTAAAATAATCCCAAACATAATTATTTTTCGCTTTTTCCATTTGTTCCATCGCATGTTCAATGTCTTGCAAACCTTTAAGTTCAAGGTCTTCCACCGAATGATAATAGGCGATATCACATGCGGTTACGTCTAATCCTAATTTGTTACCTAATGCCGCAAACGAACATGCCCCTGCTGGGCAGTCCAGTATTTTCTTTCCCTTCAACTCTTCTACCGAAAGAGAAAACATGTCCATATACTCTTCAAACGTTCTGCCAATAAAAATGATTCATTCTAAATCTAATTTTGTACTCTGCTCTGCTTTATTCAACTAAAATCACCTCTCCTAACTAATTGAAACCATTTTAACATAAAAATTTAGTAATTTTAGCCACCTTTTTTATGAAAGAATTTGAATAATGTTATTTGTTGTTCTTCTCAAGATGGCAAGTGAAACATTCGTCAAAAGCCACTTATAGAAATTAGAATAATCAAACCCTCAACAAAAAAAGCATTACTTTCTGCTTGTTGAAGTAATGCTTCCGTTTGTGGCCCCCCCTTGGTTACACTTTTCTATTTTCTTTCTGATAATATTTTATCTATTTTTTGCTCAATACAATTTACCTTTTGTTTAGGCTCTGTTGTTATCATTAATTGTTAATTTTCGACCAAATGAAAAGCCACCTTATGATGATAAGGCAGCTTTTTTTGTACATATTTTATTTAACTATCGCATCCTTAGTTCAATAACCCTTAGTTACTTTCTTTAACCCCCGAGTATATATAATGGTTCTTACCGAAAATAAATACTTCTTTTTCCTTAGTGAAACCAATCTTCTCTGCCACACGAATGGATGGAATATTTTTTGGGTCAATAATGCTTATCAGCTTATTTAAACCCAATGTATCAAACGCATATTCCTTGCACGCTTTGGCTGCTTCTGTTGCGAACCCCTTTGACCAATATTTTTTATGAATGTGGTATCCAATCTCCACTTCTATATTGTCATTTATTTTTTGTTTAACAAGACCACAATCCCCGATAAATTCATTCGTTTCCTTCAAACAAACAGCCCATAATCCATAACCATCATTCCGATATCTATCTTGATTTCGTTTAATCCAGTCTTGAGTTTGCTGAATGCTGAAAGGGGCTGGATAAAACTTCATTGTTTCTGGGTCAGAAAAAATATTATGTAGAGAAGTAATATCTTCATCCCTATACTGTCTTAATATCAACCTTTGTGTTTCAAGAACAACCATTTCCCCATACCCTTTCCCTTTTGTTTAATCTCACGTTTTAACTAATATTATTTGATTTAAGAGAATGAATTCCTTGCTTCTTCAACCTTTTCTGCCCGTTAGCCAACTATGAAGCGAGCTTCACCACAGATGATGGAAGTTAATTCGTTCTTCCATGGGAGTTAATTGTGATACAGTTGCTTGTAATATCTTAAGTTAGGATTATTATTTCGTCTCTAACGTAAATTTTTTAGCATAAGGTCTCATAGGTCCACCCATATGCACGGGTAAAGGCATCTTAATAAATTCTTTACGAATTTTAAAGAAAGATAATTTTATTCTTTCGGTCACTTTTCTAGGAGAATAGGCAATCAACTTATTGTATTTGTCCCCTAAAACTTGTATTTCTTTGTCTAATTGCGAAATTGAGTGTTTGTTACAACTCCTTATTAACCTATTTATATAAGATTCTTTAACATTTTCATTGAAAAACAAATAAGCATACGAATTTAAGTAAAATAATTTGTTAATTTCATCTATTTGCTTTCCATTATGTATTTCAATAATTCCGTCCTCATTTGCTGTATAATCATAAAGAATATGGTCAAATAGACAAATACACATTTTAGGTGAGATTGGGAAAAATAATTGAATCCCCATATTTCCTAATCCGTATCCTCTAAGAGTATAATTTCTTTGAACATACATTTGATTATATCTTACTAACGGATTGTCTGATGTTATAAACTGTCTGTCATTCTTACTTAACAACAGAACGCAACCTAAATCAAGTAGTATAGGATATAATTCTAATGAAGCCTTTATTGGGTTTAAATTTGGAATGGTCATTGAAATGGTCATTTTGTCAATAATATCATCTGGAACATTAATACGTTCATCCATCTTTGCGATGATTTTTATTTGTCTGTTTATGAAGTTATCTATAGAATCAGCAGTTTTTAAATTTCGTGCTTCACTTAGTAATAAGAATAATAAGAGTAAATGATAGTCCTCGCTATCTTTGGGAGGAATTCTTGAAGTTCTTATAATTGTGTTAATTATTTTGGAACACTGATTTTCTATTTTCATTAGCATGTCTTCAATTTTGGTATTATGTCAAGAAAATGGACACGTTAAACAGAGAGAAATAGCTGAACTTAGGCAGCTACTTTTCTCTGGTTAGCGTAGTAAGCAGCCTCAAATTCACATGGCGATACATATTCAAGAGCGGAATGACTCCTTTTTCGGTTGTAGAAGCATTCGATGTACTCAAAAATGGCTTGTTTCGCTTCTTTTCGCGTACGGAATCGATTGGGATAGATGCATTCTTTCTTGATTAAGCTATGAAACGACTCCATACAAGCGTTGTCGTAACAGTTCCCACGTCTCGACATACTGACTTGGAAATGATGCTCTTGTAACAGTTGTTGATAACCATTCGACGCATACTGGCTTCCACGATCCGAGTGGTGAATCACTCTTCCTGTTGGTTTCTCGTTGTTTAACGCTCGTTGTAAGGCTTTGATGACTAACTCTTTGGTCATTCGTGTATCGATATACCAACCTACGATCTTTCGTGTATATAAATCCATGATGCTCGCTAAATACAACCATCCTTCATCAGTAGGAATGTACGTGATATCGGCCATCCATACTTCATTTGGAGCCGTTGCTTGGAAATTCTGTTCCAACAGATTCGCATACACGTTGTAAGGGTGATTACTATTGGTCGTTGCCTTGTATTTACGCACCGTAATTGATCTCAATCCTTCTTCGCTCATGATACGAGCGACTGTCTTTTGAGACACACGAATTCCTTGTTTGCGTAGTTCTTGCGTAATTTTCGGACTTCCGTAAATCTTGCGTGACTTGAGATACTCGTTCCGAATCTGTTGGGTCAGTTGTTCTTTTTTCTCTTTTTGGTTGCTTTTTGGGCGTTTCAGCCATGCATAATATCCACTTTTAGAAACACCGAGAACTTGGCACATCTTCACAACAAGAAATTCATTTCGATGTTGAAAAATGAACGCGTAAATTACTTCTGGTTTCTGGTGAAGATGCCTAACGCCTTTTTTAAAATCGCTAATTCCTCTTCCAGCTCTTGATTGCGACGGCGCAATTCGATGATTTCTTGATTTTGTGGCTTGATGTTTCCTGAACCTACAAAGCTTGTGCCATTGCTTTCTTTGTATTCTTTGACCCAACGGTGAAGAGTGTTGTATGCCAATCCTAATTCTTTTGCCACTTGGGCGATGGACTTGTCCCCCTCCAAGCATAACTCAACGGCTTGAATCTTGTATTCTTGATCAAATGTTCTCTTTTTCATGATTGGACACCTCGAACCGATTGTAATTAAGTTTATTATAATCTCTCTGTTCTCTGTGTCCACTTTTTAGACTAACATCATAGTGATTAAAGTCATAAGCAAACGATGTATACACGTTTCGAGATTTACTTTAAAAATACTTATTGTTTGAGGTATTTTTATTGGATGAAAAGCACCAAATATCCGTCTCGCATCGGACATTTTTTACACTGTAGCGTGTGAGTTAACGTACTACCTCCTATTTTCGTAACAAGAGGAGCATAAAATGTGGAAATTAGCTCCCCTATATAAACAAAAAGAGATGAGAGCCCTCATCTCTTTCAAGTTCTAAACTTATTCTTAATTTATATAGTCAATTAAAGGACTTGTTTTTATAGCCATTTCAACAATTATTACATCGTTCGGTGATTGCAAATAAAGTTTTGTAATGGATATAACTTCATTCCCCAACAAACATAACAAGTTGTACAACATCTAAATATTTCAGAACTCCTATAAGGCCTTTCTACTGCCTTCTCGTCCTCTTGCTTTGGATAAAGCCACTCAGTCTACACCCGTTCATTGACTACTTATCGTTCCATCTCTGCAATAGTTCCAAACATATGGAATAAAAATTGCCCCATTGTGATAGATGTATCAATTCCATCTTTAATAGAATGTATAGTTTTTGAAACACTCGCTCCTAAATTTTAATGATAAAGTAGCCATAAATTGTATTGCTATTCAAACATCGTTTTAACTATTTAACTTTTGACTCTAGAGTCAAATTAAGACATCTTTATGAAGTATATTAAACAAGTGATGAATACTTTTTTCATTCTATCTTTTATTTATTCATCGCTATCTATTCTATACCTTTTCTCTTTATCTTTTCTATACATCATGTATTGTATTAAAGAAGAAGGAAAAAAGTGTCTAGCACTATACTTTTGTCGTATATAAGTATCTATCCTTCTATAAATAAAGTCCTCTATATGTTCGAGCGAAAAGGTTAAGAAAGTATCTGTATTTTGGACCTTATGTTCTGAAACAACAAGCTTCAAAAATTGTTTTCTATTACATTGCAATATAAAGTAATTATCATTTGCGG contains:
- a CDS encoding helix-turn-helix transcriptional regulator, producing MPIIINLDVMLAKRKMSLTELSERVGITMANLSILKNGKAKAIRFSTLEAICKALDCQPGDILEYKSDENAQG
- a CDS encoding DUF817 domain-containing protein, which codes for MRALKQLVRFGWEQALSCLFPVVIFASLAFTQIMPLPFLPRYDWLLIICLLMQWWMVRSGLETRDELKVITLFHLIGLALELFKVHMGSWSYPEEGYFKIFGVPLYSGFMYASVASYLCQAWRRFKVELIKWPPFLVVVPLAAAIYLNFFTHHYWIDVRWWLSGLVIIVFWQSWVTFEVDGARYRMPLALSFVLIGFFIWIAENIATFFGAWEYPNQTDAWSLVHLGKVSSWFLLVIVSFLIVATLKQVKGKIVSPKKDKVQEAFDNHLKE
- a CDS encoding YrvL family regulatory protein gives rise to the protein MNKNGNNSSFNEMNFLEKIIVVTALTLLVILSVAFIIGSIFFGITGFLNLFGVKYESFSSLLLFVLFFFLIGFILDFISIAFIRFATQNLRGKYKSFFTRMMIDCTFSWLSFHTADEMISGITIPFTTEILAVLLFFLIEIAFEDTEKRKLKRGR
- a CDS encoding AAA family ATPase; this encodes MESNIPNKIHIIGSVGSGKTTLARTLSSKLNIPFYELDNVVWKRCKSGDIRRSEEERDEYLNNIINSDAWIVEGVHHKWVLPSFQNAELIIFLDTDYSKRTFRIIKRFILQKIGLEKANYKPTFKIFMKMFEWNYYFENESKPEILNMLSQYNDKLIILKDNTEIKKYFNSHGRTN
- a CDS encoding GNAT family N-acetyltransferase, coding for MIRLANAGDAHLIHQIMVLAFEEYRNMDVPSSALNETVSSIEESLKNGSEKALLCFRDGVPVGSVRFKTDKNSLYFFRLSVCPEARGKGIAKSMLSWLENYAKEYGKTEIWCRVRMSLPQNIQLYKSVGYIICKEEVVTNPNGFPVKTVVMKKEI
- a CDS encoding GNAT family N-acetyltransferase; protein product: MDIRKSTDSELKQIMARSPQAMFEGTLGKVKPTGEKIKQLVEPLLKKGCYYLIATEDDKLMGWILIGENKDQFTDKRIGFIYELFVLEEFRGKGVSKQLLSSAIDRLKQEGYPEVRLSVFVGNPAIKLYEKMGFHSRNITMSLPL
- a CDS encoding GNAT family protein; its protein translation is MLQKLLLTGKRISLRTPTHDDLPILYNLIYGVENPEWKKYDAPYYPLEFCTFEEFSKKMEERMNFTDVPSQMIIEYQGQIVGMVSYYWEDKRTRWLEIGIVIYSPEHWNGGFGTEALSLWIDYLFENLTIERVGLTTWSGNPRMIRCAEKLGMRLEGRMRKCRYYNGEYYDSIRMGILREEWNEFKKNNPLFNSHGRTN
- a CDS encoding GNAT family N-acetyltransferase, with product MVVLETQRLILRQYRDEDITSLHNIFSDPETMKFYPAPFSIQQTQDWIKRNQDRYRNDGYGLWAVCLKETNEFIGDCGLVKQKINDNIEVEIGYHIHKKYWSKGFATEAAKACKEYAFDTLGLNKLISIIDPKNIPSIRVAEKIGFTKEKEVFIFGKNHYIYSGVKESN
- a CDS encoding DUF4238 domain-containing protein, whose product is MEDMLMKIENQCSKIINTIIRTSRIPPKDSEDYHLLLLFLLLSEARNLKTADSIDNFINRQIKIIAKMDERINVPDDIIDKMTISMTIPNLNPIKASLELYPILLDLGCVLLLSKNDRQFITSDNPLVRYNQMYVQRNYTLRGYGLGNMGIQLFFPISPKMCICLFDHILYDYTANEDGIIEIHNGKQIDEINKLFYLNSYAYLFFNENVKESYINRLIRSCNKHSISQLDKEIQVLGDKYNKLIAYSPRKVTERIKLSFFKIRKEFIKMPLPVHMGGPMRPYAKKFTLETK
- a CDS encoding IS3 family transposase (programmed frameshift); this translates as MKKRTFDQEYKIQAVELCLEGDKSIAQVAKELGLAYNTLHRWVKEYKESNGTSFVGSGNIKPQNQEIIELRRRNQELEEELAILKKALGNLHQKPEVIYAFIFQHRNEFLVVKMCQVLGVSKSGYYAWLKRPKSNQKEKKEQLTQQIRNEYLKSRKIYGSPKITQELRKQGIRVSQKTVARIMSEEGLRSITVRKYKATTNSNHPYNVYANLLEQNFQATAPNEVWMADITYIPTDEGWLYLASIMDLYTRKIVGWYIDTRMTKELVIKALQRALNNEKPTGRVIHHSDRGSQYASNGYQQLLQEHHFQVSMSRRGNCYDNACMESFHSLIKKECIYPNRFRTRKEAKQAIFEYIECFYNRKRSHSALEYVSPCEFEAAYYANQRKVAA